The Solibacillus sp. FSL W7-1436 genome window below encodes:
- the rpoB gene encoding DNA-directed RNA polymerase subunit beta: MNELTGQLVQYGQHRQRRSFARISEVLELPNLIEIQTASYEWFLEEGLREMFHDISPIEDFTGNLSLEFVDYTLGDPKYDVDECKERDVTYAAPLRVKVRLHNKETNEVKEQDVFMGDFPLMTETGTFIINGAERVIVSQLVRSPSVYFHEKTDKNGKKGFGATVIPNRGAWLEYETDAKDVVYVRIDRTRKLPVTVLLRALGFGSDQEILDIIGDNEYLRNTLEKDNTEGTEKALLEIYERLRPGEPPTVESAKNLLYSRFFDAKRYDLANVGRYKMNKKLHIKNRLFNQTIAETLVDPDTGEIIVEAGTLLDRRNLDKLIPYLESGVGFRTLNQVGGVLEDDITIQSVKIFAPNDEAQKEINVISNAYVDEEVKNITPADVLASVSYFFNLLYDVGNTDDIDHLGNRRLRSVGELLQNQFRIGLSRMERVVRERMSINDTAAIVPQQLINIRPVIASIKEFFGSSQLSQFMDQTNPLAELTHKRRLSALGPGGLTRERAGMEVRDVHYSHYGRMCPIETPEGPNIGLINSLSSFAKVNKFGFIETPYRRVDPETGAVTSEIHYLTADEEDNYVVAQANSILNEDGTFANEEVVGRFRGDNTVFSKDRIDYMDVSPKQVVSAATACIPFLENDDSNRALMGANMQRQAVPLLYPNAPFVGTGMEHVDARDSGAAVVAKFDGIVEHVEARSIHVRRIELVDGKEVKGDLTKYKLQKFIRSNQGTSYNQRPIVKVGDRVKPRDILADGPSMEKGELALGQNVLVAFMTWDGFNYEDAVIMSERLVKDDVYTSVHIEEYESESRDTKLGPEEITRDIPNVGEDALRNLDDRGIIRIGAEVRDGDILVGKVTPKGVTELTAEERLLHAIFGEKAREVRDTSLRVPHGAGGIILDVKVFNREDGDELPPGVNQLVRAYIVQKRKIRVGDKMAGRHGNKGVISRILPEEDMPFMPDGTPVDIMLNPLGVPSRMNIGQVLELHLGMASRYLGIHMASPVFDGANEADVWETMEEAGMNRDGKTILYDGRSGEPFDSRVSVGVMYMIKLAHMVDDKLHARSTGPYSLVTQQPLGGKAQFGGQRFGEMEVWALEAYGAAYTLQEILTVKSDDVVGRVKTYEAIVKGESVPEPGVPESFKVLIKELQSLGMDVKMLTINDEEVELRDLDDEDEVAAPVERSNDKEEDPVESFE, translated from the coding sequence GTGAATGAGTTGACAGGTCAACTAGTTCAGTACGGACAACACCGCCAGCGTAGAAGCTTTGCGCGTATTAGTGAGGTGCTGGAACTTCCGAATCTAATCGAAATCCAAACAGCATCTTATGAGTGGTTCCTTGAAGAAGGGTTGCGCGAGATGTTCCACGACATTTCTCCAATCGAAGATTTTACAGGTAATCTTTCATTAGAATTCGTCGACTATACTTTAGGAGATCCTAAGTATGATGTGGATGAGTGTAAAGAGCGTGACGTTACTTATGCTGCACCATTACGTGTAAAAGTGCGTTTGCACAACAAAGAAACAAACGAAGTGAAAGAGCAAGATGTCTTTATGGGTGATTTCCCATTAATGACAGAAACAGGTACGTTTATTATTAACGGTGCTGAGCGTGTTATCGTTTCACAGTTAGTTCGTTCTCCAAGTGTATACTTCCACGAAAAAACGGATAAAAACGGTAAAAAAGGCTTTGGTGCAACGGTTATTCCAAACCGTGGTGCATGGCTTGAATATGAAACAGATGCTAAAGACGTTGTATATGTACGTATCGACCGTACACGTAAATTACCGGTAACAGTACTTTTACGTGCATTAGGTTTTGGCTCGGATCAAGAAATTTTAGATATCATTGGCGACAATGAATATTTACGTAATACGTTAGAAAAAGATAATACGGAAGGTACTGAAAAGGCTCTTCTTGAAATCTACGAACGTTTACGTCCAGGTGAACCACCAACAGTTGAATCTGCGAAGAACTTATTATATTCTCGCTTCTTTGACGCAAAACGCTATGATTTAGCGAATGTTGGTCGTTACAAAATGAACAAAAAGCTTCACATCAAAAATCGTTTATTCAACCAAACGATTGCAGAAACTTTAGTGGATCCTGACACAGGAGAAATTATCGTAGAAGCAGGTACATTATTAGACCGCCGTAATTTGGATAAGTTAATTCCTTATTTAGAAAGTGGTGTCGGTTTCCGTACATTAAACCAAGTTGGTGGCGTATTGGAAGATGATATTACAATTCAATCGGTTAAAATCTTTGCACCAAATGATGAAGCACAAAAAGAAATTAACGTTATTTCAAACGCCTATGTAGATGAAGAAGTGAAAAATATTACTCCAGCCGATGTATTGGCTTCTGTATCGTACTTCTTCAATTTATTATATGACGTTGGTAACACAGATGATATTGACCATTTAGGTAACCGTCGTTTACGTTCTGTTGGTGAATTACTACAAAACCAATTCCGTATCGGTTTATCTCGTATGGAGCGTGTAGTACGTGAGCGTATGTCAATTAACGACACAGCTGCAATCGTACCACAGCAATTAATCAATATCCGTCCTGTTATCGCTTCGATTAAAGAGTTCTTCGGTAGCTCTCAATTGTCTCAGTTCATGGACCAAACTAACCCGTTAGCAGAATTAACGCATAAGCGTCGTCTATCTGCATTAGGGCCTGGTGGTTTAACACGTGAGCGTGCTGGTATGGAAGTACGTGACGTTCACTACTCTCACTATGGTCGTATGTGTCCGATCGAGACTCCAGAGGGACCGAACATCGGTCTTATCAACTCATTATCATCATTCGCAAAAGTTAACAAGTTTGGCTTCATCGAAACTCCTTACCGCCGTGTTGATCCAGAAACAGGTGCTGTAACGAGCGAGATCCATTACTTAACTGCTGACGAAGAGGATAACTATGTAGTTGCACAGGCGAACTCAATCTTAAATGAAGACGGTACTTTCGCAAACGAAGAAGTTGTTGGACGTTTCCGTGGTGACAACACTGTATTCTCAAAAGATCGTATCGACTACATGGATGTATCACCTAAACAAGTAGTATCTGCTGCGACAGCATGTATTCCGTTCTTAGAAAACGACGACTCAAACCGTGCGTTAATGGGAGCGAACATGCAACGTCAAGCTGTTCCATTACTATATCCAAATGCACCATTCGTTGGTACAGGTATGGAGCACGTAGACGCACGTGATTCAGGTGCTGCTGTAGTAGCTAAATTCGATGGTATTGTTGAACATGTAGAAGCACGTTCAATTCACGTACGTCGTATTGAGCTAGTAGATGGTAAAGAAGTAAAAGGTGATTTAACAAAATATAAATTACAAAAATTCATTCGTTCTAACCAAGGTACTTCTTATAACCAACGTCCAATCGTAAAAGTTGGCGACCGTGTAAAACCTCGTGATATTTTAGCCGATGGTCCATCAATGGAAAAAGGCGAATTAGCACTTGGTCAAAACGTACTTGTTGCGTTCATGACATGGGACGGCTTCAACTACGAGGATGCTGTAATTATGAGCGAACGCCTTGTAAAAGACGATGTATATACTTCTGTTCATATTGAAGAATATGAATCAGAGTCTCGTGATACTAAGCTTGGACCTGAAGAAATCACACGTGATATTCCAAACGTAGGTGAAGATGCACTTCGTAACTTGGACGATCGCGGAATTATCCGTATCGGTGCTGAAGTTCGCGATGGTGATATTCTAGTAGGTAAAGTTACGCCTAAAGGAGTTACAGAGTTAACTGCGGAAGAGCGTTTATTACATGCTATCTTCGGTGAAAAAGCGCGTGAAGTACGTGATACTTCTCTTCGTGTACCACACGGAGCCGGCGGTATCATTTTAGATGTAAAAGTATTCAACCGTGAAGACGGCGATGAATTACCACCAGGTGTAAACCAATTAGTTCGTGCTTATATTGTTCAAAAACGTAAAATCCGCGTTGGTGACAAAATGGCCGGACGTCACGGTAACAAAGGTGTAATTTCACGTATCTTACCGGAAGAGGATATGCCGTTCATGCCGGACGGAACACCAGTAGATATCATGCTTAACCCACTAGGGGTACCTTCTCGTATGAACATCGGACAAGTGCTTGAGCTACACTTAGGTATGGCTTCTCGTTACTTAGGTATTCATATGGCGTCACCAGTATTCGATGGTGCCAACGAAGCCGATGTTTGGGAAACAATGGAAGAAGCTGGTATGAACCGTGACGGTAAAACAATTCTTTATGATGGACGTTCAGGTGAGCCATTCGATAGCCGCGTTTCTGTTGGTGTCATGTACATGATCAAACTTGCGCACATGGTTGACGATAAACTTCATGCACGTTCAACTGGACCTTACTCATTAGTAACGCAACAGCCGCTTGGTGGTAAAGCACAATTCGGTGGTCAGCGCTTCGGTGAGATGGAGGTTTGGGCACTTGAAGCATACGG
- a CDS encoding class I SAM-dependent methyltransferase — translation MSEHYYSNKPRTESKPRQWKFTLLGNTFTFETDTGVFSKSEVDFGSRVLIDVFEMPKIDGVLLDVGCGYGPIGLSIAKNNPEREVYMMDINSRAVSLSQKNAQLNGVQNVRIFESDGLAAVEPGTKVAAVLTNPPIRAGKETIFKFYDGAYELLVENGELWIVIQKKQGAPSTISHLEEMFSEVDVVEKKKGYWIIRAKK, via the coding sequence ATGTCTGAACATTATTATTCAAATAAGCCTCGAACTGAGAGTAAACCACGCCAATGGAAATTCACTTTATTAGGCAATACATTTACGTTTGAAACGGATACGGGTGTATTCAGTAAAAGCGAAGTAGATTTTGGTTCCCGTGTACTAATCGATGTGTTTGAAATGCCTAAAATTGATGGTGTTTTGCTTGATGTAGGTTGTGGCTATGGACCGATCGGATTGTCGATCGCAAAAAACAACCCTGAACGTGAAGTATACATGATGGATATCAATTCACGAGCAGTTAGTTTGTCTCAAAAAAATGCCCAGCTTAACGGGGTTCAAAATGTACGTATTTTTGAAAGCGATGGCTTAGCCGCTGTAGAACCTGGAACGAAAGTAGCCGCAGTATTAACAAACCCTCCAATTCGTGCCGGTAAGGAAACAATCTTTAAATTTTATGACGGCGCATATGAATTGTTAGTGGAAAATGGTGAACTGTGGATTGTTATTCAGAAGAAACAAGGGGCTCCATCAACCATTAGTCATTTGGAAGAAATGTTTTCAGAAGTAGATGTTGTTGAGAAGAAAAAAGGATATTGGATTATTCGTGCAAAAAAATAA
- the rplL gene encoding 50S ribosomal protein L7/L12 encodes MNNEQILEAIKAMTVLELNDLVKAIEEEFGVTAAAPVAVVAGGAAGAAEEKTEFDVVLASAGGEKIKVIKVVREITGLGLKEAKEVVDNAPKALKEGVSKDEAEAIKAKLEEVGASVEVK; translated from the coding sequence ATGAACAATGAGCAAATCTTAGAAGCTATCAAAGCTATGACAGTTCTAGAATTAAACGATTTAGTAAAAGCAATCGAAGAAGAATTCGGTGTAACAGCTGCTGCTCCAGTAGCAGTAGTTGCTGGTGGTGCTGCAGGCGCTGCTGAAGAAAAAACTGAGTTTGACGTAGTATTAGCTTCTGCTGGTGGAGAAAAAATCAAAGTAATCAAAGTGGTTCGTGAAATCACTGGTTTAGGCTTAAAAGAAGCTAAAGAAGTTGTAGATAACGCTCCTAAAGCTCTTAAAGAAGGCGTTTCTAAAGACGAAGCTGAAGCTATCAAAGCTAAACTTGAAGAAGTTGGCGCTTCAGTAGAAGTTAAGTAA
- the rplJ gene encoding 50S ribosomal protein L10 has product MSKAIETKKVQVQEIADKFSAAGSVVVVDYRGLTVAQVTELRKQLREAGVEFKVYKNTLSRRAAEAAGLEGINEFLTGPNAIAFSNEDVVAPAKIINEFAKKNEALEIKAGIIEGTLASVEDVKALAELPSREGLLSMLLSVLQAPVRNFALATKAVAEQKEEQGA; this is encoded by the coding sequence ATGAGCAAAGCAATCGAAACTAAAAAAGTTCAAGTTCAAGAAATCGCTGATAAATTCTCTGCTGCCGGTTCTGTAGTAGTAGTAGATTACCGTGGTTTAACTGTAGCGCAAGTTACTGAATTACGTAAGCAATTACGTGAAGCAGGTGTTGAGTTCAAAGTTTACAAAAACACTTTATCTCGCCGTGCTGCTGAAGCTGCTGGTTTAGAAGGAATCAATGAATTTTTAACTGGTCCTAACGCTATCGCATTCTCTAACGAGGACGTAGTAGCTCCTGCTAAAATTATTAACGAGTTCGCTAAGAAAAACGAAGCGTTAGAAATTAAAGCTGGTATCATCGAAGGTACATTGGCATCAGTTGAAGACGTTAAAGCTCTTGCAGAACTTCCATCTCGCGAAGGTCTATTATCAATGCTTTTATCTGTACTTCAAGCTCCAGTGCGCAACTTCGCACTTGCAACAAAAGCTGTTGCAGAACAAAAAGAAGAGCAAGGCGCTTAA
- the rplA gene encoding 50S ribosomal protein L1 has translation MAKKGKKLQEAAKLIDRATLYSVEEAVALAQKTSTVNFDATVEVAFKLGIDTRKNDQQIRGAVVLPHGTGKTQRVLVFAKGDKLKEAEAAGADYVGDAEYIQKIQQGWFDFDVIVATPDMMGEVGKLGRVLGPKGLMPNPKTGTVTFDVTKAIEEIKAGKVEYRAEKAGIIHAPIGKVSFETEKLVENFLAVFEVVQKAKPAASKGTYMKSVNVTTTMGPAVKVDAANVTVK, from the coding sequence ATGGCTAAAAAAGGTAAAAAACTGCAAGAAGCAGCTAAATTAATCGACCGCGCAACTTTATACTCTGTTGAAGAAGCAGTAGCGTTAGCGCAAAAAACAAGCACTGTAAACTTTGATGCAACTGTAGAAGTAGCATTCAAATTAGGTATCGATACTCGTAAAAACGACCAACAAATCCGTGGTGCGGTAGTATTACCACACGGTACTGGTAAAACTCAACGCGTATTAGTTTTCGCTAAAGGCGATAAACTTAAAGAAGCAGAAGCTGCTGGCGCTGACTATGTGGGCGATGCAGAATACATCCAAAAAATCCAACAAGGTTGGTTTGATTTCGATGTAATCGTTGCAACTCCTGACATGATGGGTGAAGTTGGTAAATTAGGTCGTGTATTAGGTCCTAAAGGTTTAATGCCAAACCCTAAAACAGGTACAGTTACATTTGACGTAACAAAAGCAATCGAAGAAATCAAAGCTGGTAAAGTAGAATACCGTGCTGAAAAAGCTGGTATCATCCACGCACCAATCGGTAAAGTTTCTTTCGAAACAGAAAAATTAGTAGAAAACTTCTTAGCTGTATTTGAAGTAGTTCAAAAAGCTAAGCCAGCTGCATCAAAAGGTACTTACATGAAGTCTGTAAATGTTACAACTACAATGGGTCCTGCAGTTAAAGTTGACGCTGCTAACGTAACAGTTAAGTAA
- the rplK gene encoding 50S ribosomal protein L11, which translates to MAKKVIKVVKLQIPAGKANPAPPVGPALGQAGVNIMGFCKEFNARTADQAGLIIPVEISVFEDRSFTFITKTPPAAVLLKVAAGIQSGSGEPNRKKVATVKRDKVREIAEQKMPDLNAASVEAAMLMVEGTARSMGITIED; encoded by the coding sequence GTGGCTAAAAAAGTTATTAAAGTTGTAAAACTTCAAATCCCTGCTGGTAAAGCAAACCCAGCGCCACCGGTTGGTCCTGCATTAGGTCAAGCAGGTGTAAACATTATGGGATTCTGTAAAGAATTTAACGCTCGTACTGCTGATCAAGCTGGTCTTATCATTCCAGTTGAAATTTCAGTATTTGAAGACCGTTCATTCACTTTTATTACGAAAACTCCGCCAGCTGCAGTATTACTTAAAGTAGCTGCTGGTATCCAATCTGGATCTGGTGAACCAAATCGTAAAAAAGTCGCAACGGTTAAACGTGATAAAGTTCGCGAAATCGCTGAACAAAAAATGCCAGACCTTAACGCTGCTTCAGTTGAAGCTGCTATGTTAATGGTTGAAGGTACTGCGCGAAGCATGGGTATTACGATCGAAGACTAA
- the nusG gene encoding transcription termination/antitermination protein NusG, whose protein sequence is MEKNWYVVHTYSGYENRVKANLEKRVETMGMQDKIFRVIVAEHEEIDVKEDGKKKAVMRKIFPGYVLVELIMTDDAWYVVRNTPGVTGFIGSSGGGVKPTPLLPEEAERLLAQMGMNETLLGEVEITVGEVVEVLEGPFAHFQGRVEEVDVDKAKLKVLVDMFGRETVMELDFNQVQKI, encoded by the coding sequence ATGGAGAAAAATTGGTATGTAGTTCATACGTATTCAGGTTATGAAAACCGAGTGAAAGCAAATCTTGAAAAACGCGTGGAAACGATGGGAATGCAAGATAAAATTTTCCGTGTAATCGTAGCTGAGCATGAAGAAATCGATGTAAAAGAAGACGGTAAGAAAAAAGCGGTAATGCGTAAAATCTTCCCGGGTTACGTTTTAGTAGAATTAATCATGACAGATGATGCTTGGTATGTTGTTCGTAATACACCTGGCGTTACAGGATTTATCGGTTCTTCAGGCGGCGGTGTAAAACCGACTCCGTTATTACCGGAAGAAGCGGAACGTCTGCTTGCGCAAATGGGTATGAATGAAACATTATTAGGTGAAGTTGAAATTACTGTCGGTGAAGTTGTAGAAGTTCTTGAAGGACCATTCGCACATTTCCAAGGCCGCGTAGAAGAAGTAGATGTCGACAAAGCAAAATTAAAAGTTCTTGTTGATATGTTCGGTCGCGAAACAGTAATGGAGTTAGACTTTAACCAAGTTCAAAAAATATAG
- the secE gene encoding preprotein translocase subunit SecE, whose protein sequence is MSKVTNFLQEVGSEMRKTSWPKSKELTKYTVVVVSTVVVMALFFTAIDLGISELFRWFLSL, encoded by the coding sequence ATGAGTAAAGTAACAAACTTTCTACAAGAAGTCGGCTCGGAAATGCGCAAAACAAGTTGGCCGAAAAGTAAAGAGTTAACGAAGTATACGGTAGTGGTTGTTTCAACAGTTGTCGTGATGGCGTTATTCTTTACAGCAATAGATTTAGGAATCTCAGAATTATTCCGTTGGTTCTTGTCTCTGTAA
- the rpmG gene encoding 50S ribosomal protein L33, translating into MAKKVVLSCEKCGSRNYNVPKKEGATERLELKKFCSHCNEHTMHKQTL; encoded by the coding sequence ATGGCAAAGAAAGTCGTTTTAAGTTGCGAAAAGTGCGGTTCAAGAAACTATAATGTCCCGAAAAAAGAAGGGGCAACCGAGCGTTTAGAACTGAAGAAATTTTGCTCTCATTGCAATGAGCATACAATGCATAAACAAACGTTATAA
- the sigH gene encoding RNA polymerase sporulation sigma factor SigH, whose translation MVLRFEHLTDEELVEQVHLGNTDALDFLISKYRLFVKAKARSYFLIGADKEDIIQEGMIGLYKAIRDFKEDKLASFRAFAELCITRQIITAIKTATRQKHIPLNSYVSLDKPIYDEESERTLMDIITSPISDDPEYLMINREDYLYLEEKMAEVLSELEQQVLVRYLEGQSYNEISEELDRHVKSIDNALQRVKRKLERHLELKEIT comes from the coding sequence ATGGTACTACGTTTTGAACATTTGACAGATGAAGAGCTTGTAGAACAAGTGCATCTTGGCAATACAGATGCGCTAGATTTTTTGATTTCAAAATACCGATTGTTTGTTAAAGCGAAAGCACGGTCGTATTTTTTAATTGGTGCAGACAAAGAAGATATTATCCAAGAAGGAATGATTGGCTTATATAAGGCGATTCGGGATTTTAAGGAGGACAAGCTGGCGTCATTCCGTGCCTTTGCAGAACTTTGCATTACACGGCAAATTATTACGGCAATTAAAACAGCTACTAGACAAAAGCATATTCCGCTAAATTCATATGTTTCTTTAGATAAGCCAATTTACGATGAAGAATCAGAGCGTACGCTGATGGATATTATTACGAGCCCGATTTCAGACGACCCTGAGTATTTGATGATCAATCGTGAAGATTATCTTTATCTGGAAGAGAAGATGGCCGAAGTGTTGAGCGAACTTGAACAGCAAGTATTGGTTCGTTATTTGGAAGGCCAATCCTATAATGAAATTTCTGAAGAATTGGACCGACATGTAAAATCCATCGATAATGCATTACAGCGGGTGAAGCGTAAATTGGAGCGTCATCTTGAACTAAAAGAAATAACTTAA
- a CDS encoding NYN domain-containing protein, with protein MQNILLVDGYNMIGAWSELRPLREPHFEDARDRLIERMAEYKAHTGWRVIVVFDAHLVPGTEQLYIQHAVEVLYTRKNETADERIEKLSNELKGRKIQIHVATSDMTEQNVVFGHGALRKSARELEIEMQIIQSKISSKVKESTDEKPASRIKLSKEVELQFEKWRRGLK; from the coding sequence ATGCAGAACATATTGCTAGTAGACGGCTATAACATGATTGGTGCATGGAGTGAGCTTCGGCCTTTACGCGAGCCTCACTTCGAGGATGCACGTGATCGGTTAATTGAACGAATGGCGGAGTATAAAGCACATACAGGCTGGCGCGTTATCGTTGTATTTGATGCCCATCTTGTCCCGGGCACGGAGCAGCTGTATATTCAGCATGCTGTGGAAGTGCTTTATACACGTAAAAATGAAACAGCGGACGAGCGCATTGAAAAGTTATCAAACGAATTAAAAGGACGGAAAATCCAAATACATGTTGCAACATCGGATATGACTGAACAAAACGTTGTATTTGGTCATGGTGCATTGAGAAAATCAGCACGTGAGCTTGAAATTGAAATGCAAATTATTCAATCTAAAATTTCATCCAAAGTAAAAGAATCGACCGACGAAAAACCGGCCTCAAGAATTAAGCTATCTAAAGAAGTAGAACTGCAGTTTGAAAAATGGAGAAGAGGGCTCAAGTAA
- the rlmB gene encoding 23S rRNA (guanosine(2251)-2'-O)-methyltransferase RlmB yields the protein MIAGKNPVLEALRAGREINKLWIAEGVKKTGVQELMDLAKEQGVLVQFVPKQKVDKLAENHQGIVASVAAYDYAELDDLFEAAKAKNEDPFFLILDELEDPHNLGSIMRTADAIGAHGIIIPKRRAVGLTAVVAKASTGAIEHVPVVRVTNLAQTVDELKDRGVWIAGTDAKGSADYRKMDATLPLALIIGSEGKGMSRLLKDKCDFLYHLPMVGHVTSLNASVAAALLMYEVYRKRQEANG from the coding sequence ATGATTGCAGGGAAAAATCCGGTACTTGAGGCACTTCGCGCAGGCCGGGAAATCAATAAGCTATGGATTGCTGAAGGCGTTAAAAAAACAGGTGTACAGGAGCTGATGGACTTAGCGAAAGAGCAAGGTGTCCTTGTTCAGTTTGTACCAAAGCAAAAGGTCGACAAACTTGCAGAAAACCATCAGGGAATTGTGGCATCGGTCGCGGCATATGACTATGCAGAATTGGACGATTTGTTTGAAGCAGCAAAGGCAAAAAACGAAGATCCGTTCTTTTTAATATTGGACGAGTTGGAAGATCCGCATAACTTAGGATCGATCATGCGTACAGCAGATGCAATCGGTGCACATGGTATCATTATTCCAAAACGCCGCGCAGTCGGTCTGACAGCAGTTGTTGCTAAAGCTTCAACAGGTGCCATCGAGCATGTACCTGTTGTGCGTGTAACCAATTTAGCCCAAACGGTGGATGAGCTAAAAGACCGCGGTGTTTGGATTGCCGGAACAGACGCAAAAGGTTCGGCAGATTATCGTAAAATGGATGCAACATTACCGCTTGCATTAATTATTGGTAGTGAAGGTAAGGGAATGAGCCGTCTTTTGAAAGATAAATGTGACTTCTTATATCACTTGCCAATGGTCGGTCATGTGACATCATTGAATGCTTCCGTAGCAGCGGCATTACTTATGTATGAAGTGTACCGCAAACGACAAGAAGCTAACGGATGA
- a CDS encoding Mini-ribonuclease 3, which translates to MQNLTPHDVIQLNALALAYMGDAVLEQRIREHLILSGRAKPNTLHKEATKYVSAKSQSNIVHRMIEENYLTEEEQAVFRRGRNAKSGSVPKNTDVRTYRNSSGFEAVLGFLFLSKEHHRANEIIDYAIEIVEQAKGV; encoded by the coding sequence ATGCAAAACTTAACACCACATGATGTCATACAGTTAAATGCACTGGCGCTCGCTTATATGGGCGACGCCGTGCTTGAACAAAGAATTCGGGAACATTTAATATTGTCGGGCCGTGCAAAGCCTAACACATTGCATAAAGAAGCTACGAAATATGTTTCGGCCAAATCCCAGTCCAATATTGTGCATCGCATGATTGAAGAGAATTATTTAACAGAAGAAGAGCAAGCTGTTTTCCGTAGAGGACGCAATGCCAAATCAGGATCTGTTCCAAAAAATACAGATGTCCGCACATATCGTAACAGCTCAGGATTTGAAGCAGTTTTAGGCTTCTTATTCCTCAGCAAAGAACATCATCGCGCAAATGAAATAATCGATTACGCAATCGAGATTGTCGAACAGGCAAAAGGAGTGTAA